The Streptococcus respiraculi sequence TAAACCAACTACAAATGGCCGTCGTAACATGACTTCTTTGGATTTTGCAGAAATCACAACAAGCACTCCTGAGAAATCATTGCTTGTTTCTCTTAAGAGCAAAGCTGGTCGTAATAACAACGGTCGCATCACAGTTCGTCACCAAGGTGGCGGTCACAAACGTCACTACCGTTTGATTGACTTCAAACGTAACAAAGACGGTATCGAAGCAGTTGTTAAAACAATTGAATATGATCCAAACCGTTCAGCTAACATCGCTCTTGTACACTACACAGACGGTGTGAAAGCGTACATCATCGCTCCTAAAGGTCTTGAAGTTGGTCAACGCATCGTTTCAGGTCCAGAAGCAGATATCAAAGTCGGTAACGCACTTCCACTTGCAAATATTCCAGTCGGTACTGTTATCCACAATATCGAATTGAAACCAGGTCGTGGTGGTGAATTGGTTCGTGCTGCAGGTGCTTCTGCACAAGTGCTTGGTCAAGAAGGCAAATACGTTCTTGTTCGTCTTCAATCAGGCGAAGTTCGTATGATTCTTGGAACTTGTCGTGCAACAGTTGGTGTTGTCGGAAATGAACAACACGGACTTGTAAACCTTGGTAAAGCAGGACGTAGCCGTTGGAAAGGTATCCGTCCAACAGTTCGCGGTTCTGTAATGAACCCTAACGATCACCCACACGGTGGTGGTGAAGGTAAAGCACCAGTTGGTCGTAAAGCACCATCTACTCCATGGGGCAAACCTGCTCTTGGACTTAAAACTCGTAACAAGAAAGCTAAATCAAGCAAACTTATCGTTCGTCGTCGCAACGAAAAATAATCTGTTACAAGTAGCGTAAAGCATATCCGCCAGCTCGGTAGCCTTGTGTTTACAAGGCAGGCCGCTGTGGTACATATTTTAAAGGAGAAAACATTAAAATGGGACGTAGTCTTAAAAAAGGGCCTTTCGTCGATGAGCATTTGATGAAAAAAGTTGAAGCTCAAGCAAACGATGAAAAGAAAAAAGTAATTAAAACTTGGTCACGTCGTTCAACGATTTTCCCAAGTTTCATTGGTTATACAATCGCAGTTTATGATGGACGTAAACATGTACCTGTTTACATCCAAGAAGACATGGTAGGTCACAAACTTGGTGAATTTGCACCAACTCGTACTTACAAAGGTCACGCTGCTGACGACAAGAAAACACGTAGAAAATAATAGGAGGAACACATCATGGCAGAAATTACTTCAGCTAAAGCAACTGCTCGCACAGTACGTGTTTCACCTCGTAAATCACGTCTTGTCTTGGATAACATCCGTGGCAAAAGCGTAGCCGATGCAATCGCAATCTTGAAATTCACTCCAAACAAAGCTGCAGGCGTTATTGAAAAAGTATTGAACTCTGCAATCGCTAATGCGGAAAACAACTTTGGTTTGGAAAAAGCAAACTTGGTAGTAAGCGAAGCTTTCGCAAACGAAGGACCAACACTTAAACGTTTCCGTCCACGTGCAAAAGGTTCTGCTTCACCAATCAACAAACGTACGGCTCACATCACTGTAGTTGTAGCAGAAAAATAAGGAGGTAAAAACGTGGGACAAAAAGTACATCCAATTGGTATGCGTGTCGGCATCATCCGTGATTGGGATGCTAAATGGTATGCTGAAAAAGAATACGCGGATTACCTTCATGAAGATCTTGCAATCCGCAACTTTATCAAAAAAGAATTGGCTGAAGCATCAGTTTCGACTATCGAAATTGAACGCGCAGTAAACAAAGTGATCGTAAGCATTCACACAGCTAAACCAGGTATGGTTATCGGTAAAGCTGGTAGCAATGTTGATGCACTTCGTGCACAATTAAACAAATTGACTGGTAAACAAGTACACATCAACATCATCGAAATTAAACAACCTGATTTGGATGCACACCTTGTTGGTGAAACAATTGCTCGTCAATTGGAGCAACGTGTGGCATTCCGTCGCGCTCAAAAACAAGCAATTCAACGTACAATGCGTGCTGGAGCAAAAGGAATTAAAACTCAAGTATCTGGACGTTTGAACGGTGCTGATATCGCCCGTGCAGAAGGGTATTCTGAAGGAACTGTTCCGCTTCATACACTTCGTGCGGATATCGACTATGCTTGGGAAGAAGCACTTACAACTTACGGTAAACTTGGTGTTAAAGTATGGATTTATCGTGGAGAAGTTCTTCCAGCTCGTAAAAACACTAAAGGAGGTAAATAACCAATGTTAGTACCTAAACGTGTTAAACACCGTCGTGAATTCCGTGGAAAAATGCGCGGTGAAGCTAAAGGTGGAAAACAAGTAGACTTCGGTGAATATGGTCTTCAAGCTACAACTAGCCACTGGATCACAAACCGTCAAATCGAAGCAGCCCGTATCGCGATGACTCGTTATATGAAACGTGGTGGTAAGGTTTGGATCAAAATCTTCCCGCACAAATCATACACCGCTAAAGCTATCGGGGTACGTATGGGATCTGGTAAAGGGGCGCCTGAAGGTTGGGTAGCACCAGTTAAACGTGGTAAAGTGATGTTTGAAGTAGCTGGCGTTTCAGAAGAAATCGCACGTGAAGCATTCCGTTTGGCTAGCCACAAACTACCAGTTAAATGCAAATTCGTAAAACGTGAAGCAGAATAAGGAGAAGACATGAAACTTAATGAAGTAAAAGAATTTGTTAAAGAACTTCGTGGCCTTTCTCAAGAAGAACTTGCAAAGCGCGAAAATGAATTGAAGAAAGAACTCTTCGATCTTCGTTTCCAAGCTGCTGCTGGTCAACTTGAGCAAACTGCTCGTTTAAACGAAGTTAAAAAGCAAATTGCACGTATCAAAACGGTGCAATCAGAAGTTAAATAATAGATTGGGAAAGGAGAATTTCAATGGAACGCAATAATCGTAAAGTTCTTGTTGGACGTGTTGTATCTGACAAAATGGACAAAACCATCACAGTTGTAGTTGAAACAAAACGTAACCACCCAGTCTATGGTAAACGTATTAACTACTCTAAAAAATACAAAGCTCATGATGAAAACAATGTTGCTAAAGAAGGCGATATCGTACGTATCATGGAAACTCGACCGCTTTCAGCTACAAAACGTTTCCGTCTTGTAGAAGTTGTGGAAGAGGCAGTTATCATTTAATCAACCTGAAAGGAGAAAACTTACATGATTCAAACAGAAACTCGTTTGAAAGTTGCTGATAACAGTGGCGCACGTGAAATCTTGACAATCAAAGTTCTTGGTGGTTCAAAACGTAAATCTGCAAATATCGGCGACATCATCGTTGCTTCAGTAAAACAAGCTACTCCTGGTGGTGCGGTTAAAAAAGGTGACGTCGTGAAAGCCGTTATCGTTCGTACTAAAACAGGTGCTCGTCGTGCTGATGGTTCATACATCAAGTTTGACGAAAATGCAGCAGTTATCATCCGTGAAGACAAAACACCTCGCGGAACTCGTATCTTTGGTCCAGTGGCACGCGAATTGCGTGACGGCGGTTTCATGAAAATCGTTTCATTGGCACCAGAAGTACTCTAATCTAAAACAAACGAAGTCCCCTGAAAAATTTTTTCAGGGTGCCCTTAGGGCGTAAGAAATAATAGGAGAAACCAAATGTTTGTAAAAAAAGGCGATAAAGTTCGCGTAATCGCTGGTAAAGACAAAGGCGTTGAAGCAGTTGTCCTAACAGCACTTCCAAAAGTAAATAAAGTTGTTGTAGAAGGTGTAAACATTGTCAAAAAACACCAAAAACCAAATAGCGAAAACCCTCAAGGTGCTATCGTTGAGAAGGAAGCTGCAATCCACGCGTCAAACGTACAAGTTCTTGACAAAAATGGTGTAGCTGGTCGTGTTGGTTACAAGTTTGTTGACGGTAAAAAAGTTCGTTACAACAAAAAATCAGGCGAAGTGCTTGATTAATCACGAAGGAAAGGAGAAGTAACATGGCAAATCGCTTAAAAGAAAAATATCTTAATGAAGTAGTTCCTGCTTTGACTGAACAATTTAACTATTCATCAGTTATGGCTGTACCAAAAGTTGATAAGATTGTTTTGAACATGGGTGTTGGTGACGCTGTTTCTAACGCTAAAAACCTTGAAAAAGCTGCTCAAGAATTGGCATTGATTTCAGGTCAAAAACCACTTATCACAAAAGCTAAAAAATCAATCGCCGGCTTCCGTCTTCGTGAAGGGGTTGCAATCGGAGCGAAAGTAACACTTCGTGGCGAACGTATGTATGAGTTTTTAGATAAATTGGTATCTGTATCACTTCCACGTGTACGTGACTTCCATGGTGTTCCAACAAAATCATTTGACGGACGTGGAAACTACACACTTGGTGTGAAAGAGCAATTGATCTTCCCAGAAATCAACTTCGACGATGTTGACAAAACTCGCGGTATGGATATCGTTATCGTTACAACAGCTAACACTGACGAAGAATCACGTGCATTGCTTACTGGCCTTGGTATGCCGTTCGCAAAATAAGAGGGAGAGAATAAATGGCTAAAAAATCAATGATCGCTAAGAACAAACGCCCAGCTAAGTTCTCTACGCAAGCATATACTCGTTGTGAAAAATGTGGACGTCCACATTCAGTTTACCGCAAATTCAAACTTTGCCGTGTATGCTTCCGCGACTTGGCTTACTTAGGTCAAATCCCAGGCGTTACCAAAGCTTCTTGGTAATAACATGATGCAACGGACATTAAAAAATCCGTATGAAGATAGGAGTCTGACGTAGAGTTTTTTAAGAACTCAAGGAGGACTGTCTTTTTCACTAGGATTTTAGTCCGTGCTCAAATAACATGATATGAAGGCGTTAGAAATGCTCAGCAAAAATAGGAAATTTAGCGAAGGTACTTGCACCTAGATAAAGTTATCTTTTTTGCCCAGCGTTTAGCCTGAATCTAAATATATAGAACTAATCACTTAGTTCAAGGATGGTACAAATTGCACTAGCTGATTTGAACACGAGCTACAACCATGGCAAAGATAGGAGAATTGACGCTGGAGCAATGCCCCAAGAGAATTCTATCTTTTTTGTAAAGGTTGCCACGCTCTTTGTACCATTATTAACTAGCAAGTGAGAACTTCAAACTACTAGTAAGAGGAGAATATAAAATGGTTATGACTGACCCAATTGCAGACTTTTTGACACGTATTCGTAACGCAAACCAAGCAAAACACGAAGTGCTTGAAGTACCTGCATCAAACATCAAAAAAGGAATTGCGACAATTCTTAAAAACGAAGGTTTTGTAAAAAACGTTGAGTTTATCGAAGATGACAAACAAGGCATCGTGCGCGTATTCTTGAAATACGGACCAAACGGTGAAAAAGTTATCACAAACTTGAAACGTGTATCAAAGCCAGGTCTTCGTGTTTACTCAAAACGTGAAGATATTCCGAAAGTTCTTAACGGACTTGGAATTGCAATCATCTCTACATCAGAAGGTCTTTTGACAGATAAAGAAGCTCGTCAAAAGAACGTTGGTGGTGAGGTAATCGCATACGTTTGGTAAGATAATGATACGAGGACATTAACAAAATCCGTATGAAAATAGGAGTCTGACGTAGAGTTCTTAGAGAACTCAAGGAGAACTGTCTTTTTCACTAGGATTTTAGTCCGAGTTCAAATTTATCAAACAGAAACTTAGCTTAGGATACTATCCAACCGAATGTTACGGATGTGAACACGGACTAAGAGCTGTGTGAAATAGATAAATCTTCTCTTGTTCATCGAACAATCGTCGATTTCCTAATTTCGCTTTGCTCTTTACGTCCTTAGTATCATAAGCTCCCGTGAAAACTGGTCATTAATCGGCCTGATAATCTAACAGGAGAAATAAAACATGTCACGTATTGGTAATAAAGTAATTATATTGCCTGCTGGTGTTGAGCTTTCGCAAAACAACGGTGTGGTAACTGTAAAAGGACCTAAAGGGGAATTGACTCGTGAGTTCCCAACTGCTATTGAAATCCGTGTGGAAGGTACTGAAGTAACCCTTCACCGTCCAAACGATTCAAAAGAAATGAAGACTATTCACGGTACAAGCCGTGCTAACCTCAACAACATGGTTGTTGGTGTTTCTGAAGGCTTCAAAAAAGAACTTGAAATGCGTGGTGTCGGTTACCGTGCGCAACTTGCAGGTAACAAATTGACACTTGCTGTTGGTAAATCACATCCAGATGAAGTGGTTGCGCCAGAAGGTATCACATTTGAAGTTCCAGCACCAACACAGATCATCGTGTCTGGTATCAATAAAGAAGTTGTTGGTCAAACAGCAGCTTATATCCGTAGCCTTCGTGCTCCTGAACCTTATAAAGGTAAGGGTATCCGCTATGTTGGTGAATTTGTTCGCCGCAAAGAAGGTAAAACAGGTAAATAATAATGCTTCCGAGTGGAATTTCCACATGGTGCATTATATTCCAACGTATCTCATACAGATATGATCAATAATTAAGAGGTGAAAATTGTGATTTCAAAACCAGATAAAAACAAAATCCGCCAAAAACGCCATCGTCGTGTTCGCGGTAAAATCTCTGGAACTGCTGCTCGCCCACGTTTGAACATTTTCCGTTCTAATACAGGCATCTACGCTCAAGTGATTGATGACGTAGCGGGTGTAACGCTCGCAAGCGCTTCTACTCTTGATAAAGAAGTTTCAAAAGGTACTAAGACAGAACAAGCCGTTGTTGTAGGTAAACTCGTTGCTGAACGCGCAGTAGCGAAAGGTATTTCTGAAGTGGTCTTTGACCGCGGTGGATATCTCTATCACGGACGTGTGAAAGCTTTGGCTGAAGCAGCTCGTGAAAACGGATTGAAATTCTAATAGGGAGGACACTAAGAAATGGCATTTAAAGATAACGCAGTTGAATTTGAAGAACGCGTAGTAGCCATCAACCGTGTTACAAAAGTTGTTAAAGGTGGACGTCGTCTTCGCTTTGCAGCTCTTGTGGTTGTTGGTGACCGTAATGGTCGTGTAGGTTTCGGTACTGGTAAAGCTCAAGAAGTACCAGAAGCTATCCGTAAAGCAGTTGAATCTGCTAAGAAAAACTTGATTGAAGTACCAATGGTTGGTACTACTATTCCTCACGAAGTTCGTTCAGAATTTGGTGGTGCTCGCATCATGTTGAAACCAGCTGCAGAAGGTGCTGGGGTCGCTGCGGGTGGTGCTACTCGTGCGGTTATCGAGTTGGCAGGTATCGCTGATGTGACATCTAAGTCACTTGGTTCAAACACTCCAATCAACGTTGTACGTGCAACAGTTGAAGGCTTGAAACAATTGAAACGTGCTGAAGAAGTGGCTTCACTTCGTGGCATTTCAGTTTCTGATTTAGCATAAGAAAGGGGATAACATGGCTCAAATTAAAATTACTTTGACTAAGTCTCCAATCGGTCGCAAACCAGAACAACGTAAAACAGTTGTTGCCCTTGGACTTGGCAAATTAAACAGCTCAGTTATCAAAGAAGATAACGCTGCTATTCTTGGAATGGTGAATGCAATCTCTCACTTGGTAACAGTTGAAGAAGTAAAATAGGAAATGAGACCAAGCGTCGAATTCCTAACCAAACACATGACGAAGTCGCTTAGAGAAATCTTTGCGACTTACTGTCAATTTTGTATAGGCGAGTTTTTAGGCTGAGGCCTTACCCAGCCTAAAGGCGCTAGCATTTTACACATAAGGAGAAAAACAAATGAAACTTCATGAATTACAACCTGCTACAGGTTCTCGCAAAACTCGTAACCGCGTTGGTCGTGGTACGTCATCAGGTAACGGTAAGACTTCAGGTCGTGGACAAAAAGGGCAAAAAGCTCGTAGCGGCGGTGGCGTACGTCTAGGTTTTGAAGGTGGACAAACTCCATTGTTCCGTCGTCTTCCAAAACGTGGATTTACAAACATCAACGCAAAAGAATATGCTATTGTTAACCTTGACCAATTGAACGCTTTTGAAGACGGTGCAGAAGTAACACCAGTTGTGCTTGTTGAGTCTGGAATCGTTAAAGCTGAAAAATCAGGAATTAAAATTCTTGGTAACGGTGAATTAACGAAAAAATTAACTGTGAAAGCAGCTAAATTCTCTAAATCAGCTGAAGAAGCTATCACTGCCAAAGGTGGTTCAGTAGAAGTCATCTAAGAGGGGTGACCTATGTTTTTTAAACTATTAAAAGATGCATTTAAGGTAAAGAACGTCCGCACGAAAATCCTGTTTACGATTTTTGTCTTATTTGTCTTTCGTGTTGGAACGCACATCACAGTTCCAGGAGTGAACGTTAAGAGCCTCGAAGCCTTATCGAATATTCCTTTTTTGAATATGTTGAGTTTGGTTTCCGGAAATGCCATGCGTAATTTCTCTGTATTCGCCTTAGGTGTCAGTCCTTACATCACTGCCTCAATCATTGTTCAGCTGATGCAGATGGACCTCGTGCCTAAGTTTGTGGAATGGGGCAAGCAAGGGGAAGTTGGCCGTCGTAAGTTGAATCAAGCGACACGCTACATTTCCTTAGCTTTGGCTTTTGTCCAGTCAGCCGGGATCACCGCAAGTTTTAATGCCTTGTCTGGTGCCAAGTTGACAACTATGCCCTTGGATTGGAAGACCTATCTCATTATTGGGGCGATTTTGACAACGGGTTCTGCTATCGTGACTTGGCTCGGTGAGCAGATTACGGATAAAGGATATGGTAATGGAACATCCATGATTATCTTTGCCGGAATCATTTCCTCACTTCCAGATACTATTCATGATATTTATGAAGATCGTTTTGTTAATATCGAAGCCAGTCGTTTAGGAGAATCTGCTATCTTAGTAGGAGTATTGGTAGTAGCAGTTTTAGCAATTGTTTACTTTACAACCTTTGTTCAACAAGCAGAGTATAAAATTCCAATCCAGTACACTAAACGTGCTCAAGGTGCGCCATCTAGTTCGTATTTACCACTTAAGTTAAATCCGGCAGGTGTCATTCCAGTCATCTTTGCAGGTTCTATTACGGCTATTCCAACATCCCTTCTTCAGTTCTTTGCTAGCCAGAATAAGAGTATCTCTTGGTTATCAACTATTCGTGAATATTTTGATTACTCTACAATCAAAGGGATGACTGTGTATGCGGTATTGATTATCCTCTTTACCTTCTTCTACAGCTTCGTTCAGGTAAACCCAGAAAAAGCAGCTGAAAACCTCCAAAAGAGTGGAGCTTATATCCATGGGGTGCGTCCAGGTAAAGGAACAGAGGAGTATTTCTCGAAATTACTAAAGCGATTAGCAACAGTAGGATCCTTATTCCTAGGATTTGTTGCATTGTTGCCGATTCTTGCACAAAATGTCTTTGGGCTTACCTCAAAAATTGCCTTCCTCGGAACCAGTTTGATTATCGTCATCATGACAAGTATCGAAGGAATCAAGCAGTTAGAAGGTTACTTGCTCAAGAGAAAATATGTAGGTTTCATGGAAACAGAATAGGGAGCAAGACTGCAAAGTTGCCGAGGTTTATAGAAGGCTAGCGATTAGCTGTCTATAAAACCAACAACTAGTGCATCTCATTTTTTAAATTATAAAAAGTAGGAAGCTGAGCACTTTTTGCCCAGCCTCTCTATTTTGTTTTTTGATAAGTTTGTCAATCGTGGCAAATTTATGTGAAAACAAAATAAGGAGTTTATCATGAATCTTTTAATTATGGGTTTGCCAGGGGCTGGTAAAGGAACGCAGGCTGCAAAAATTGTTGAAAAATTTGACATTGTTCATATTTCAACAGGTGATATGTTCCGTGCAGCAATGGCAAATCAGACAGAGATGGGATTGCTAGCAAAATCCTATATTGATAAAGGTGACTTGGTGCCAGACGAAGTAACTAATGGTATTGTCAAAGAGCGCTTAGCTCAAGATGATATCAAGGAAAAAGGTTTCTTGTTGGACGGCTATCCTCGCACCATCGAGCAAGCACATGCTTTAGATGAAGCTTTGAAAAACCTTGGCATTAAGCTTGAAGGAGTTATCAACATTGAAATTGACCCAGCTAAATTGGTAGAACGTCTTAGTGGGCGCATCATCCATCGTGAAACTGGTGAAACCTTCCATAAGGTTTTCAACCCGCCTACAGAAGGCTACGATGAAAAAGATTACTACCAACGCGAAGATGACAAACCAGAATCTGTTAAACGTCGCTTAGAAGTCAATATTGCACAAGGACAACCGATTATTGATCACTACCGTGCTGCTGGTTTGGTACATGATATTGAAGGTGATCAAAACATCGAAGTCGTCTTTGCAGATATTGAAAAAGTTTTATCAAAATTGCAATAAAATAGGGGATTTAGCTTGCGTTTTCTTGCTGAAAATGATAGAATAGCTTAGTCTGACTTATAATTGTTACCTCTGTGTTCAGAGGACATCAAATCGAAATTTAGAGGGGGATACTTTTGCATGGCAAAAGAAGATGTGATTGAAATTGAGGGTAAGGTAGTTGATACCATGCCAAATGCTATGTTTACTGTAGAGTTGGAAAATGGACACCAAGTTCTTGCAACTGTTTCAGGAAAAATCCGCAAAAATTACATTCGTATTTTAGTCGGTGATCGCGTAACGGTTGAGCTTAGTCCATACGACTTAACACGTGGACGTATCACATACCGCTTTAAATAGTCGAAATACTTGGAGGGATTAAACATGAAAGTAAGACCATCGGTCAAACCAATTTGCGAATACTGTAAAGTTATTCGTCGTAATGGTCGTGTTATGGTAATTTGCCCAGCAAATCCAAAACACAAACAACGTCAAGGATAAGATAGAAAGGAGAAAAAATGGCTCGTATTGCTGGAGTTGATATTCCAAACGACAAACGTGTAGTAATTTCATTGACTTACGTATACGGAATCGGTCTTGCAACATCTAAAAAAATTCTTGCAGCAGCTGGAATCTCAGAAGATGTTCGCGTAAAAGATTTGACTTCTGATCAAGAAGATGCAATCCGTCGTGAAGTAGATGCGATTAAAGTTGAAGGTGATCTTCGTCGTGAAGTAAACTTGAACATTAAACGTTTGATGGAAATCGGTTCATACCGTGGGATCCGTCACCGTCGTGGACTTCCTGTCCGTGGACAAAACACTAAAAACAACGCTCGCACTCGTAAAGGTAAAGCTGTTGCGATTGCAGGTAAGAAAAAATAAAATAGGAGGTAGAAAAATTGGCTAAACCAACACGTAAGCGTCGTGTGAAAAAAAATATCGAATCTGGTATTGCACACATTCACGCTACATTTAATAACACTATTGTTATGATTACTGATGTGCATGGTAATGCGATCGCTTGGTCATCAGCTGGTGCTCTTGGTTTTAAAGGTTCTCGTAAATCTACACCATTTGCGGCTCAAATGGCTTCAGAAGCAGCTGCTAAATCTGCACAAGAACACGGTCTTAAAACAGTTGAAGTTACAGTAAAAGGTCCAGGTTCAGGTCGTGAGTCTGCTATCCGCGCTCTTGCTGCCGCTGGTCTTGAAGTAACAGCAATTCGTGATGTGACTCCTGTACCACACAATGGTGCTCGTCCTCCAAAACGTCGCCGTGTATAATCAACTAACGATACACAGCTTTTCGTTTAAGAGGGAGTAAGAAATGATTGAGTTTGAAAAACCAACTATAACAAAAATTGATGAAAATAAAGATTACGGCAGATTTGTTGTCGAACCATTAGAACGTGGTTATGGAACAACTCTTGGGAACTCACTTCGTCGTGTACTTCTTGCGTCACTACCAGGTGCGGCAGTAACGTCTATTAAAATTGACGGTGTACTACACGAGTTCGACACAGTCCCAGGTGTCCGTGAAGATGTGATGCAAATTATTTTGAACATCAAAGGCATTGCTGTAAAATCTTATGTCGAAGACGAAAAGACGATAGAACTTGATGTTACAGGTCCGGCAGAAATTACTGCAGGAGATATCTTGACAGATAGTGATATTGAAATTGTTAACCCTGACCATTATCTCTTTACAATTAGCGAAGGTACAAGCTTTAAAGCTATCATGACGGTTAATACTGGTCGTGGATATGTACCAGCTGAAGGCAATAAAAAAGATGATGCGCCAGTTGGCACACTTGCAGTAGATTCTATCTACACGCCAGTGAAAAAGGTCAATTATCAAGTTGAACCAGCTCGCGTTGGTAGCAACGATGGTTTTGACAAATTAACGCTTGAAATCATGACTAACGGGACAATCATTCCTGAAGATGCATTGGGTCTTTCTGCGCGTATTTTGATGGAGCACTTAGGTCTATTTACTGATTTGACAGAAGTTGCAAAATCAGCTGAAGTAATGAAAGAAACTGAAGAAGCATCTGATGATCGTATGTTGGATCGTACGATTGAAGAATTGGACTTGTCTGTTCGTTCATACAACTGTTTGAAACGTGCAGGTATCAATACTGTATTTGATCTGACAGAAAAAACTGAACCAGAAATGATGAAAGTACGCAATCTTGGACGCAAGAGTCTTGAAGAAGTCAAAGTAAAATTGGCTGACCTTGGTTTGGGATTGAAAAAAGATAAATAAAGGAGGAATACATGGCTTACCGTAAACTAGGACGCACTAGCTCACAACGTAAAGCAATGCTTCGTGACTTGACAACAGATCTTTTGATCAATGAATCAATCGTTACAACTGAAGCTCGTGCAAAAGAAATCCGTAAAACAGTTGAAAAAATGATTACACTTGGTAAACGCGGTGACTTGCACGCTCGTCGTCAAGCAGCAGCATTTGTTCGTAACGAAATCGCATCAGAAAACTATGATGAAGCTACTGATAAATACACATCAACAACAGCGCTTCAAAAATTGTTCTCTGAAATCGCGCCTCGTTATGCAGAACGTAATGGTGGATACACTCGTATCTTGAAAACTGAACCACGTCGTGGCGATGCTGCACCAATGGCAATCATTGAACTTGTATAAGATCATCAATTTTGTTGAGTGTTATGATGATGGAATGTGTACACGTTCTTAGTCTAGCTCTG is a genomic window containing:
- the rplQ gene encoding 50S ribosomal protein L17, with the translated sequence MAYRKLGRTSSQRKAMLRDLTTDLLINESIVTTEARAKEIRKTVEKMITLGKRGDLHARRQAAAFVRNEIASENYDEATDKYTSTTALQKLFSEIAPRYAERNGGYTRILKTEPRRGDAAPMAIIELV
- the rpmD gene encoding 50S ribosomal protein L30 produces the protein MAQIKITLTKSPIGRKPEQRKTVVALGLGKLNSSVIKEDNAAILGMVNAISHLVTVEEVK
- the rpsM gene encoding 30S ribosomal protein S13, whose product is MARIAGVDIPNDKRVVISLTYVYGIGLATSKKILAAAGISEDVRVKDLTSDQEDAIRREVDAIKVEGDLRREVNLNIKRLMEIGSYRGIRHRRGLPVRGQNTKNNARTRKGKAVAIAGKKK
- a CDS encoding adenylate kinase; the protein is MNLLIMGLPGAGKGTQAAKIVEKFDIVHISTGDMFRAAMANQTEMGLLAKSYIDKGDLVPDEVTNGIVKERLAQDDIKEKGFLLDGYPRTIEQAHALDEALKNLGIKLEGVINIEIDPAKLVERLSGRIIHRETGETFHKVFNPPTEGYDEKDYYQREDDKPESVKRRLEVNIAQGQPIIDHYRAAGLVHDIEGDQNIEVVFADIEKVLSKLQ
- the infA gene encoding translation initiation factor IF-1; its protein translation is MAKEDVIEIEGKVVDTMPNAMFTVELENGHQVLATVSGKIRKNYIRILVGDRVTVELSPYDLTRGRITYRFK
- the secY gene encoding preprotein translocase subunit SecY, with translation MFFKLLKDAFKVKNVRTKILFTIFVLFVFRVGTHITVPGVNVKSLEALSNIPFLNMLSLVSGNAMRNFSVFALGVSPYITASIIVQLMQMDLVPKFVEWGKQGEVGRRKLNQATRYISLALAFVQSAGITASFNALSGAKLTTMPLDWKTYLIIGAILTTGSAIVTWLGEQITDKGYGNGTSMIIFAGIISSLPDTIHDIYEDRFVNIEASRLGESAILVGVLVVAVLAIVYFTTFVQQAEYKIPIQYTKRAQGAPSSSYLPLKLNPAGVIPVIFAGSITAIPTSLLQFFASQNKSISWLSTIREYFDYSTIKGMTVYAVLIILFTFFYSFVQVNPEKAAENLQKSGAYIHGVRPGKGTEEYFSKLLKRLATVGSLFLGFVALLPILAQNVFGLTSKIAFLGTSLIIVIMTSIEGIKQLEGYLLKRKYVGFMETE
- the rpsK gene encoding 30S ribosomal protein S11, producing MAKPTRKRRVKKNIESGIAHIHATFNNTIVMITDVHGNAIAWSSAGALGFKGSRKSTPFAAQMASEAAAKSAQEHGLKTVEVTVKGPGSGRESAIRALAAAGLEVTAIRDVTPVPHNGARPPKRRRV
- a CDS encoding DNA-directed RNA polymerase subunit alpha is translated as MIEFEKPTITKIDENKDYGRFVVEPLERGYGTTLGNSLRRVLLASLPGAAVTSIKIDGVLHEFDTVPGVREDVMQIILNIKGIAVKSYVEDEKTIELDVTGPAEITAGDILTDSDIEIVNPDHYLFTISEGTSFKAIMTVNTGRGYVPAEGNKKDDAPVGTLAVDSIYTPVKKVNYQVEPARVGSNDGFDKLTLEIMTNGTIIPEDALGLSARILMEHLGLFTDLTEVAKSAEVMKETEEASDDRMLDRTIEELDLSVRSYNCLKRAGINTVFDLTEKTEPEMMKVRNLGRKSLEEVKVKLADLGLGLKKDK
- the rplO gene encoding 50S ribosomal protein L15, coding for MKLHELQPATGSRKTRNRVGRGTSSGNGKTSGRGQKGQKARSGGGVRLGFEGGQTPLFRRLPKRGFTNINAKEYAIVNLDQLNAFEDGAEVTPVVLVESGIVKAEKSGIKILGNGELTKKLTVKAAKFSKSAEEAITAKGGSVEVI
- the rpmJ gene encoding 50S ribosomal protein L36 produces the protein MKVRPSVKPICEYCKVIRRNGRVMVICPANPKHKQRQG